One Archangium lipolyticum DNA segment encodes these proteins:
- a CDS encoding alpha/beta fold hydrolase: MKLETTIVGNGPRHIGLVHGLGVDSSTWEPFIEQLRATGEVTVFAPDLRGHGRSPRPDSWTLAEFADDLVETFPRDLDVVVGHSLGGAVLAAAVERLRPGHAVYLDPGFQLGLPTSGLWGRLFWAAPALTLGVAALFTARSNAAARKGYPERTQRLISDATARFDKRMATSVFRDIAFRPVVAARPVVPSTVVLSADSKAVLPEALATALTGFGWDVRRLPHLRHDMQLQDPSATFALLRDVLLGE; this comes from the coding sequence ATCGTGGGCAACGGCCCCCGCCACATCGGACTGGTACATGGGCTCGGTGTCGACTCGTCCACCTGGGAGCCGTTCATCGAGCAGCTCCGCGCGACCGGAGAGGTGACGGTTTTCGCGCCCGATCTGCGGGGCCATGGCCGCAGTCCGCGGCCGGACTCGTGGACGCTCGCCGAGTTCGCCGACGATCTCGTCGAGACCTTCCCGCGTGACCTCGACGTCGTCGTGGGACACTCGCTCGGAGGCGCGGTGCTCGCGGCGGCGGTGGAGCGGTTGCGGCCCGGCCACGCGGTGTACCTGGATCCAGGCTTCCAGCTGGGCCTGCCGACCTCCGGGCTCTGGGGTCGGTTGTTCTGGGCAGCTCCGGCCCTGACACTCGGTGTCGCCGCCCTCTTCACCGCGCGCTCGAACGCGGCAGCGCGCAAGGGCTACCCGGAGCGCACGCAGCGCCTCATCTCGGACGCAACGGCGCGCTTCGACAAACGCATGGCGACGAGCGTCTTCCGGGACATCGCTTTCCGCCCGGTGGTCGCCGCCAGGCCCGTCGTGCCCTCCACCGTCGTGCTCTCCGCGGACAGCAAGGCCGTGTTGCCAGAGGCGCTTGCCACGGCACTGACGGGGTTCGGGTGGGATGTGCGCAGGCTGCCCCATCTGCGCCACGACATGCAGCTGCAGGATCCGTCGGCGACGTTCGCGCTCCTGCGGGACGTGCTGCTCGGCGAGTGA
- a CDS encoding DUF4386 domain-containing protein, producing the protein MNTTRLHSRVLGILFLLPFFAYGIGTALVTSVLKDPEQLAAVTGQRTPFVWGALLLLLNSLTVVGIGVLFFPILRERSLSIAVAYVCTRVMEALILIVGVVFLLSILQLGESAQGQATPERVTLFNLLSKGNFWAYQLAMIILGIGSVAFCLSLYRSRLLPSLLPLVGAVGYGLLALGSVLELFGLPWGILFSGPGGLFELFLGGWLIAKGFRTVTPSVAT; encoded by the coding sequence ATGAACACCACCCGCCTTCACTCCCGCGTCCTGGGGATCCTCTTTCTCCTTCCGTTCTTCGCCTACGGCATCGGCACCGCGCTCGTCACCTCCGTCCTGAAGGATCCGGAGCAGCTGGCTGCGGTGACCGGTCAGAGGACGCCGTTCGTCTGGGGTGCGCTGCTGCTCCTGTTGAACTCCCTCACCGTCGTCGGGATTGGCGTGCTGTTCTTTCCGATCCTCCGCGAGCGGAGCTTGAGCATCGCCGTCGCGTACGTCTGCACGCGGGTGATGGAGGCGCTGATCCTCATCGTCGGGGTGGTGTTCCTTCTGTCCATCCTGCAGCTCGGAGAATCCGCGCAGGGGCAGGCGACGCCGGAGCGGGTGACCCTGTTCAATCTTCTCTCGAAGGGGAACTTCTGGGCATACCAGCTCGCGATGATCATCCTGGGGATCGGCAGCGTGGCGTTCTGCCTGTCGCTGTACCGGTCCCGGCTTCTGCCCTCGTTGCTCCCGCTGGTGGGCGCGGTGGGCTACGGGCTTCTGGCGCTGGGGTCCGTGCTCGAGCTCTTCGGGCTGCCATGGGGCATCCTCTTCTCCGGGCCCGGGGGCCTGTTCGAGCTGTTCCTCGGCGGCTGGCTCATCGCCAAGGGGTTCCGGACGGTCACGCCTTCCGTCGCGACGTAG
- a CDS encoding Crp/Fnr family transcriptional regulator, giving the protein MNHKLVDYFRHIAHLSDEEAQAILDSMVVKTFPKGTHLLMAGQVCTEAYFVLKGCVRQYSIVDGEERSHGFFTEGEWVLSVHSMMNQTPADHFLVCAEDTTVVVGTEQREQDLYRRFPRFESISRMAMQKVLAEQQERFAAYLTDGPEQRYLKLSKTRPDIFQRIPQYQLASYIGVKPESLSRIRKRIATRGKPATSRRKA; this is encoded by the coding sequence ATGAACCACAAGCTCGTCGACTACTTCCGCCACATCGCGCATCTGTCGGACGAGGAAGCGCAGGCCATCCTGGACAGCATGGTGGTGAAGACCTTTCCGAAGGGGACGCACCTGCTCATGGCGGGCCAGGTCTGCACCGAGGCCTACTTCGTCCTAAAGGGCTGCGTCCGCCAGTACTCCATCGTCGACGGTGAAGAGCGGAGCCACGGGTTCTTCACCGAGGGCGAATGGGTCCTCTCGGTTCACAGTATGATGAACCAGACTCCGGCGGATCACTTCCTGGTCTGCGCGGAGGACACCACGGTGGTGGTGGGCACCGAGCAACGCGAGCAGGACTTGTATCGACGCTTCCCGCGCTTCGAGAGCATCTCCCGGATGGCGATGCAGAAGGTCCTGGCGGAACAGCAGGAGCGGTTCGCCGCCTATCTCACCGATGGTCCGGAGCAGAGGTACCTCAAGCTCTCGAAGACGCGGCCGGACATCTTCCAGCGGATCCCCCAGTACCAGCTGGCCAGCTACATCGGCGTGAAGCCCGAGTCGCTGAGCCGGATCCGAAAGCGCATCGCCACGCGCGGCAAGCCGGCTACGTCGCGACGGAAGGCGTGA
- a CDS encoding alcohol dehydrogenase: protein MSAATYRAVQATGGGKLELVERPRLTPGPGQVLLTVEACGICHTDTLTVEGGFPGLTHPRVPGHEVVGRIAAVGAQVSARWQVGQRVGVGFLSGRCGECESCRRGDFVNCANQALTGIHHDGGYAEQMLAPAQGLVAIPEELSAAEAAPLLCAGITTFNALRKSSARPGELVAIQGVGGLGHLGVQFARHMGFRTAAIARGQGKRKLALELGAHHYIDSEAEDPAQALQRLGGASVIVATAANPASMGPLMSGLKPQGRLVIVGAGAEPLKIDVSSLLFGERSIAGSNTGTPVEAEDMLSFSLLRDIRARIETVPLERAAEGYARMLRNEARFRMVLTTGA, encoded by the coding sequence ATGTCTGCAGCCACCTATCGAGCGGTCCAGGCCACTGGCGGCGGCAAGTTGGAGTTGGTGGAGCGCCCCCGGCTCACGCCCGGGCCCGGCCAGGTCCTCCTCACGGTCGAGGCGTGCGGCATCTGCCACACCGACACGCTGACGGTGGAAGGCGGCTTCCCGGGACTCACCCATCCCCGGGTGCCGGGCCACGAGGTGGTGGGCCGCATCGCCGCGGTGGGCGCGCAGGTCTCCGCGCGCTGGCAGGTGGGCCAACGCGTGGGCGTGGGCTTCCTGTCCGGGCGCTGCGGGGAGTGCGAGTCGTGCCGCCGGGGTGACTTCGTCAATTGCGCCAACCAGGCCCTGACCGGCATCCATCATGACGGCGGCTATGCCGAGCAGATGCTCGCCCCCGCGCAGGGCCTCGTGGCGATCCCCGAGGAGTTGAGCGCCGCCGAGGCCGCGCCGCTGCTGTGCGCCGGCATCACGACGTTCAATGCGCTGCGCAAGTCGTCGGCGCGCCCGGGCGAGCTGGTGGCCATCCAGGGCGTTGGCGGACTCGGTCACCTGGGAGTCCAATTCGCCCGGCACATGGGATTCCGCACGGCGGCGATCGCGCGTGGGCAGGGCAAGCGGAAGCTGGCGCTGGAGCTGGGCGCCCACCACTACATCGACAGCGAGGCGGAGGATCCGGCCCAGGCCCTTCAGAGGCTCGGTGGGGCGAGCGTCATCGTCGCCACCGCCGCCAATCCGGCGAGCATGGGTCCGCTGATGAGCGGCCTGAAGCCCCAGGGCCGGCTGGTGATCGTCGGCGCCGGAGCGGAGCCCCTCAAGATCGATGTCTCGAGCCTCTTGTTCGGCGAGCGCTCGATCGCGGGCAGCAACACCGGGACGCCGGTGGAGGCCGAGGACATGCTGTCCTTCAGCCTGCTGCGGGACATCCGCGCCCGGATCGAGACCGTGCCGCTCGAGCGGGCCGCGGAAGGCTACGCCCGGATGCTGCGCAACGAGGCGCGCTTCCGCATGGTGTTGACCACCGGCGCCTGA
- a CDS encoding TetR/AcrR family transcriptional regulator produces MGRPSIREKIVEAALDRFHALGYNACGVQEIVEAAGALKGSFYNHFKSKEAMAVEAIARYSERVRLEMLEDEARDPVQRLRDHFEFLTKWFVEQDFERGCLVATMGSELSNSAPLVREAAEQALARWCELVEKIMREAARDGRLARELEPARAARFLVNAWEGAVLRMKIVKNREPLDDFFEVVFRSILH; encoded by the coding sequence GTGGGCAGACCCAGCATCCGGGAGAAGATCGTGGAGGCGGCCTTGGACCGCTTCCATGCCCTTGGCTACAACGCCTGCGGGGTGCAGGAGATCGTCGAGGCCGCCGGGGCGCTCAAGGGCTCCTTCTACAATCACTTCAAGTCCAAGGAAGCGATGGCGGTCGAGGCGATTGCCCGGTACAGCGAGCGGGTACGCCTGGAGATGCTGGAGGATGAAGCGCGAGATCCCGTCCAGCGCCTGCGCGATCACTTCGAGTTCCTCACGAAGTGGTTCGTCGAGCAGGACTTCGAGCGGGGTTGCCTGGTGGCCACGATGGGCAGTGAGCTGTCCAACAGCGCTCCCCTGGTGCGCGAGGCCGCGGAGCAGGCGTTGGCCCGGTGGTGTGAGCTCGTGGAGAAGATCATGCGGGAGGCCGCGCGAGACGGGCGGCTCGCCCGGGAGTTGGAGCCCGCACGGGCCGCGCGCTTTCTCGTGAATGCCTGGGAGGGGGCGGTTCTGCGGATGAAGATCGTCAAGAACCGCGAGCCCCTGGACGACTTCTTCGAGGTCGTCTTCCGCTCGATTCTTCACTGA